A region from the Ctenopharyngodon idella isolate HZGC_01 chromosome 13, HZGC01, whole genome shotgun sequence genome encodes:
- the tlx1 gene encoding T-cell leukemia homeobox protein 1 isoform X1 produces MDHMGAHLHHTHADTISFGIDQILNNADQGSCMISNPRMQDLDYGLGCIVSTAYNTMTGNYSVNNSAGYNGNSCSVGSLNGSYNMNLGTNVNGNCLNSSGVIRVPAHRPLSSVHSSIPTSASTVPSMGSMGTINNLTGLTFPWMESNRRYTKDRFTVALSPFTVTRRIGHPYQNRTPPKKKKPRTSFTRLQICELEKRFHRQKYLASAERAALAKALKMTDAQVKTWFQNRRTKWRRQTAEEREAERQQANRILMQLQQEAFQKTINQPVTPDPICLHNSSLFALQNLQPWTENTAKISSVPNTD; encoded by the exons ATGGATCATATGGGAGCGCATCTCCACCATACGCACGCAGACACCATCAGTTTTGGGATCGATCAGATTCTTAACAATGCAGACCAGGGGAGCTGCATGATCTCCAACCCCAGAATGCAGGACCTGGACTACGGCTTGGGCTGCATAGTCAGCACAGCCTACAATACCATGACTGGCAACTACAGCGTAAATAACTCGGCTGGATACAATGGAAACTCGTGCAGCGTTGGTTCCCTCAACGGCTCGTACAACATGAACTTGGGCACGAATGTTAATGGGAATTGCCTTAATTCTTCGGGAGTGATCCGGGTTCCAGCGCACCGGCCGCTGAGCAGCGTTCACTCGTCCATTCCCACCAGCGCTTCCACGGTGCCAAGTATGGGAAGCATGGGCACCATTAACAATCTCACGGGATTAACGTTTCCATGGATGGAGAGTAACAGGAGATATACCAAAGACAGATTTACAG TGGCCCTCTCACCGTTCACTGTAACACGCCGTATAGGTCACCCGTATCAGAACCGAACCCCTCCGAAGAAGAAGAAGCCCCGAACGTCGTTCACGCGCCTCCAGATCTGTGAGCTTGAGAAACGCTTCCACCGTCAGAAGTATTTGGCGTCAGCTGAGAGGGCCGCCTTAGCGAAAGCACTTAAAATGACTGATGCGCAGGTCAAAACATGGTTCCAGAACAGAAGAACGAAATGGAG GCGGCAGACAGCGGAGGAGAGAGAAGCAGAGCGACAACAAGCGAACCGAATTCTTATGCAACTTCAACAAGAGGCTTTTCAAAAGACTATAAACCAACCTGTTACTCCGGACCCAATCTGCCTTCACAACAGCTCTCTGTTCGCACTTCAGAACCTCCAGCCCTGGACTGAGAACACGGCGAAAATCAGTAGCGTTCCCAACACTGATTAA
- the tlx1 gene encoding T-cell leukemia homeobox protein 1 isoform X2, whose translation MDHMGAHLHHTHADTISFGIDQILNNADQGSCMISNPRMQDLDYGLGCIVSTAYNTMTGNYSVNNSAGYNGNSCSVGSLNGSYNMNLGTNVNGNCLNSSGVIRVPAHRPLSSVHSSIPTSASTVPSMGSMGTINNLTGLTFPWMESNRRYTKDRFTGHPYQNRTPPKKKKPRTSFTRLQICELEKRFHRQKYLASAERAALAKALKMTDAQVKTWFQNRRTKWRRQTAEEREAERQQANRILMQLQQEAFQKTINQPVTPDPICLHNSSLFALQNLQPWTENTAKISSVPNTD comes from the exons ATGGATCATATGGGAGCGCATCTCCACCATACGCACGCAGACACCATCAGTTTTGGGATCGATCAGATTCTTAACAATGCAGACCAGGGGAGCTGCATGATCTCCAACCCCAGAATGCAGGACCTGGACTACGGCTTGGGCTGCATAGTCAGCACAGCCTACAATACCATGACTGGCAACTACAGCGTAAATAACTCGGCTGGATACAATGGAAACTCGTGCAGCGTTGGTTCCCTCAACGGCTCGTACAACATGAACTTGGGCACGAATGTTAATGGGAATTGCCTTAATTCTTCGGGAGTGATCCGGGTTCCAGCGCACCGGCCGCTGAGCAGCGTTCACTCGTCCATTCCCACCAGCGCTTCCACGGTGCCAAGTATGGGAAGCATGGGCACCATTAACAATCTCACGGGATTAACGTTTCCATGGATGGAGAGTAACAGGAGATATACCAAAGACAGATTTACAG GTCACCCGTATCAGAACCGAACCCCTCCGAAGAAGAAGAAGCCCCGAACGTCGTTCACGCGCCTCCAGATCTGTGAGCTTGAGAAACGCTTCCACCGTCAGAAGTATTTGGCGTCAGCTGAGAGGGCCGCCTTAGCGAAAGCACTTAAAATGACTGATGCGCAGGTCAAAACATGGTTCCAGAACAGAAGAACGAAATGGAG GCGGCAGACAGCGGAGGAGAGAGAAGCAGAGCGACAACAAGCGAACCGAATTCTTATGCAACTTCAACAAGAGGCTTTTCAAAAGACTATAAACCAACCTGTTACTCCGGACCCAATCTGCCTTCACAACAGCTCTCTGTTCGCACTTCAGAACCTCCAGCCCTGGACTGAGAACACGGCGAAAATCAGTAGCGTTCCCAACACTGATTAA